The proteins below are encoded in one region of Helianthus annuus cultivar XRQ/B chromosome 2, HanXRQr2.0-SUNRISE, whole genome shotgun sequence:
- the LOC110899108 gene encoding uncharacterized protein LOC110899108: MTWDWKSTPSSLEEVSELFQLLNDVHNLEWQGEVDNWKWKDTKDGLFKVSSAKRLMSNDTSGTCRSMVKWKGWTPLKCKILVWRALLNRVPTVVELIKRGVNILDTACSLCHSDLETALHLFTGCIFSHEVWFRIERWCRLNHTFIFDVTDLIRVLESTSMSKDNKHILRGIVYTFMWVLWIERNDRIFNDKKRSPIQIVENIKSTTYFWLRNRTRWKDTDWKTWCICPLG, from the coding sequence ATGACTTGGGACTGGAAATCAACGCCTTCCTCTCTTGAGGAGGTTTCGGAATTGTTCCAACTTCTTAATGATGTTCATAATCTAGAGTGGCAAGGTGAAGTTGATAATTGGAAATGGAAGGATACGAAGGATGGGCTGTTCAAGGTTTCTTCGGCTAAAAGATTGATGTCAAATGACACTTCGGGTACTTGCAGGTCGATGGTTAAATGGAAGGGATGGACGCCACTCAAGTGCAAAATTTTGGTTTGGAGAGCTTTGCTTAATCGGGTTCCTACCGTTGTAGAGCTTATCAAACGTGGAGTCAATATTCTCGATACCGCTTGTTCGTTGTGTCATAGTGACTTGGAGACAGCCTTGCACCTTTTCACAGGGTGTATTTTCTCCCACGAGGTCTGGTTTCGAATCGAACGGTGGTGCCGCTTGAATCATACCTTTATTTTTGATGTTACGGATCTTATTCGTGTGCTGGAATCGACGTCTATGTCCAAAGATAATAAGCACATCTTAAGGGGTATAGTCTACACTTTTATGTGGGTTTTGTGGATTGAGCGCAATGACCGGATTTTCAACGACAAGAAGCGGAGTCCTATTCAGATTGTGGAGAATATTAAATCTACGACTTATTTTTGGTTACGAAATAGGACTAGATGGAAAGATACAGATTGGAAAACTTGGTGTATTTGCCCTTTGGGTTGA
- the LOC110925901 gene encoding 2-Cys peroxiredoxin BAS1, chloroplastic: protein MACSSSAASATLLSSLNPRSSSSSSFISPKLQTLSFSSSSSFNFQSKSLRSSVSLRRSAARRNAFVVKAGLPLVGNQAPDFEAEAVFDQEFIKVKLSEYIGKKYVILFFYPLDFTFVCPTEITAFSDRYAEFEKINTEILGVSVDSVFSHLAWVQTDRKSGGLGDLNYPLVSDVTKSISKAFNVLIEDQGIALRGLFIIDKEGVIQHSTINNLAIGRSVDETLRTLQALQFVQENPDEVCPAGWKPGEKSMKPDPKGSKEYFAAI from the exons atggcttGTTCTTCATCTGCTGCTTCCGCAACTCTTCTTTCTTCCTTAAACCCTagatcttcttcttcctcctctttcATTTCCCCCAAGCTTCAAACCCTAAGCTTCTCATCCTCTTCCTCCTTCAACTTCCAGTCAAAATCCCTCCGCTCCTCCGTCTCCCTCCGCCGTTCCGCCGCTCGCCGGAATGCGTTCGTCGTCAAAGCT GGTCTGCCACTAGTTGGGAATCAGGCACCGGACTTTGAAGCGGAGGCTGTTTTTGATCAGGAGTTCATCAAG GTTAAGCTCTCTGAATACATCGGCAAGAAATacgtcattctctttttctacccTTTGGACTTCACTTTTGTTTGTCCAACAG AAATCACCGCATTCAGTGACCGATATGCAGAATTTGAGAAGATAAATACCGAGATATTGGGCGTTTCCGTAGACAGTGTG TTTTCCCACCTTGCATGGGTTCAAACAGATAGAAAATCTGGGGGTCTTGGTGATTTGAACTACCCACTGGTTTCCGATGTTACAAAATCGATTTCAAAAGCTTTTAACGTGTTGATTGAAGACCAG GGAATAGCATTAAGAGGACTTTTTATTATTGACAAGGAAGGTGTTATCCAACATTCCACAATTAACAATCTTGCCATCGGCCGCAGTGTCGATGAAACATTGAGAACACTTCAG GCATTGCAATTTGTACAAGAGAACCCGGATGAGGTATGCCCGGCTGGATGGAAGCCCGGGGAGAAGTCGATGAAGCCCGACCCTAAGGGCAGCAAGGAATACTTTGCAGCCATATAA